ACGTAGCCGTCCGCCAGGCCGTCGCCGTCCTTGCGCCGGCGGGCGAGGACATGTCGGGGCCGGCCCGTCTGCTTGGAGAGGGTTTCGACGTCCTCACGGTCCGGGCAGTCCCGGAGTTTGTACACCCATCGCTGCTGCATGCAGCCCCCTTTGCCCTACTTGCGCCCCCGCTATTCCCCCGAGTGCCGCTGGTGAGGCGCGAAGCGGGATGCCGGGGGCGCGAGGCCGCACGTCTTCCGTGCGGGGTTGGGGGATCTTCCCTCCACGCGGCGGGAGATCCTGTGGGCATAGGGTGTCCGGCGGCCAGGTTGCCGGCCCACTTCCTCGGCCAGGACCTCGACGCCCTCGGCGCCCAGGCAGTCCCGGAGCGGGTACACCCGCTGCCGTCGCATACCGACCGTTCTTCCCCACGCGCAGCCGCTCCCCGGCCCTTCGGCCACACTGGCAGGGCCCCCGGCGGCGCCCGCCGGCACCTGAGACGCACACATCGGGCCATCAGCCGGCGGGCGCCCGCCACGGCGCCACCTGCCCGCGCCGGCCGCGCCCCGGGCCGGCCGGTGAGGCGTTCCACGTAGCTACCACCGCAGACACCACCGCAGGTAGTCCCGTAGGTGCCACCGCAGGTACCACCGTAGGTACCCCGGCCCCCTCGCGACGGCATCGCCGTTTCCGCAGCTCAGGGCCAGTTTTCCGAGCGACGGAAAATATGACAACCCCTGCTTCTGGTCCTTTCCCGGTGGTGGTGGTCGGTTCGGTCGGTCGGGCTTTGGGCCCTGCCGGGGGCTGTTGGTTGGTGGTGGCGTCCGGCAGGCGCCGGCCGCGCCCTCCGGGCGGGCCACGGCCGGTCCTCGCCGGCCCGGGGCCGACGGCCCTCGCCCGCGCCGGCCTTCACCGCCTGGACGACGACCAGGCCGTCGAGCGGCACGCCGTCCTGCTCACCGACCGGCTGGCGCGTACCCGCGAAGCCGCCCTCCACCCGGCCGCCGGGCGACAACCCTCACACCCGGCCGGCCGCCGCGCCGCCACCGGCCCGGCCCCCGTCGTTGCACCAGCCATGAACACCCCTCAGGCCGCTTCCGCTTCCGGCCCAGGGCGCCTGTGTGGGCGCCCTGGGCCGGAGGTGTGCGGGGTGGGCCGGGGGCTACTTGCCGAATTCGTTGAAGGCTTCCGTGAGGTCGGCGGCGACCTGCTGGGCGGCGCGTGCCTCGATGCGGTGGCGGGGGAGGAAGTAGACGAGTTCGCCGTCCTGGAAGAGGGCCATGGAGGGCTCGGAGGGCGGGATGTCCTCGAAGTGGGAGCGCATCCGGGCGGTGGCTTCGAAATCCTGCTGGGCGAACACGCTGACCAGTCGGTCGGGGCGCTTGGAGCCGTTCTCCAGGGCCAGGCGGACCCCGGGGCGGGCCACTGCAGCCGAGCAGCCGTCCACGAAGTTGAAGACGGCCAGAGTCGTGCCGCTCTTGGCCTCCTCCATCGCCCGGTCGACGTCCTCGGCGCTCAGCAGCTCGGTGAAGCCGACCTGGGTCA
This window of the Kitasatospora sp. NBC_00240 genome carries:
- a CDS encoding BrxA/BrxB family bacilliredoxin, with the protein product MPYSPLLVKPMREELTQVGFTELLSAEDVDRAMEEAKSGTTLAVFNFVDGCSAAVARPGVRLALENGSKRPDRLVSVFAQQDFEATARMRSHFEDIPPSEPSMALFQDGELVYFLPRHRIEARAAQQVAADLTEAFNEFGK